The genomic DNA attttcagaataATATGCCGACTTTTTCATCGCGCCAGACGTCGCGTCTCATTTAATAGGACAGGCCACGTCggttttttttcaaattttattgGCCAGACGTCACGTGAACAAGCGTATCATCATACAATACAGAGACGCGCTGTAGAGGTGCTATATATCACGGCAATTACAGTCTTCTATAGATATTACACGAGTATTGGAGTCTTTTATTTCAGTTTATTACTATCATTATTGCTCACATTAATCTACTAGTTAGTTCTTCTCTTGTTAGCGTCCAAACTTGCGTAACTCCATGTAGCGACAAAATGGATAAACCAAACCGGAAAAAGCCATACTTAGCCACATTCCGAGATCACCCCCAAGCTCACCAAAATGAGCAGCTACAGGTCCAACCCAGTATACTTGTGCCATACCTACGACGACACCAGCTACCCCAcataaaaatgcaaaagtGGCGGCGTAACCATGTGTCAGTACGCTATAATTATTCCACATATCCCAGTTGTATCTATGTTTTGCCGATAGGTGTTTTCTCTTGATTTCGTGCATATTCacagttttcttctttatctGTTCAGAAGTACCAACCTTGATGGATTCATGTTCAGAATCCTCAGAATCTTCCCTGCAATCCGGAGGGAATTCAAGGATATAAAGATGCAGAAAGTACCGTCTTAATATCACATTCTCTTCCAAAAGTAATACAAAGTAAATGCTTAACCAATATCCGATCATTGGTAGAAAATTTCCTAAGATGGTACTGAAATGATTACGACCCACTAAGGCACAAACTAGGTAGACTACCGTGCAAGCGATGGACCAAAACCAACGGGGTACATGAGATGCAAACACCGACGATAACTGAATGGAAAATGCTGCGGAATATgtgttgatgatattgTTAGAGATCAGACTTAAAATTAAAACAACAACACAGAATTTACCAAACCCATTCCAACGCTCAAAACCAGCATGTAACAGTCCCCCCATACCGTAACTGTTGTATTGTTCTGTCCATGGTTCATAAGTCACAGCAATCGCGGCTAAAAGAAGACCTAAGACACCCACGTAAAGAGTTGGAATAAAAGTACCGAAAAAAGTTAGCATGAAAACTTGGTATTTTGGAGCATCTTCTGGGAATAGAATATAGTAATCTGCTGCAATAGAGCCCCAAGTTGAAGTAATACTGTAACagagtgaaaagaaactCATCCAATTTCCTTTTATCGTTGATGGCTCAACTGAACTGTTATCGATGTTATTTACTAAACTGAATTTATCGCTCGATGAAATGTATAGTAGTGTGAAACATGTTAAAACTGGGACCGAGATGTAAGATTCCACTTTTAAAACTTGCTTTAT from Zygotorulaspora mrakii chromosome 7, complete sequence includes the following:
- the TPN1 gene encoding Tpn1p (similar to Saccharomyces cerevisiae TPN1 (YGL186C); ancestral locus Anc_8.147), yielding MIKESSNNWKTFETKTTSLSIKDEEILEKKPSGKSSNKLWRGLVKVSDKLDSFGVESTGINRIAPYERGTYARQFLHVAGLWLSASGSLSSMSSFFLGPLVFELTFKQSLVSGIISMFIGCLIAAYCSIMGPQSGCRQMVTARFLFGWWFVKFVALASIIGVMGWSVVNCVVGGEMLSSISDEKIPLWVGIIIVTVFSFLVATFGIKQVLKVESYISVPVLTCFTLLYISSSDKFSLVNNIDNSSVEPSTIKGNWMSFFSLCYSITSTWGSIAADYYILFPEDAPKYQVFMLTFFGTFIPTLYVGVLGLLLAAIAVTYEPWTEQYNSYGMGGLLHAGFERWNGFGKFCVVVLILSLISNNIINTYSAAFSIQLSSVFASHVPRWFWSIACTVVYLVCALVGRNHFSTILGNFLPMIGYWLSIYFVLLLEENVILRRYFLHLYILEFPPDCREDSEDSEHESIKVGTSEQIKKKTVNMHEIKRKHLSAKHRYNWDMWNNYSVLTHGYAATFAFLCGVAGVVVGMAQVYWVGPVAAHFGELGGDLGMWLSMAFSGLVYPFCRYMELRKFGR